One Cervus canadensis isolate Bull #8, Minnesota chromosome 13, ASM1932006v1, whole genome shotgun sequence DNA segment encodes these proteins:
- the LOC122451722 gene encoding LOW QUALITY PROTEIN: protein Shroom3-like (The sequence of the model RefSeq protein was modified relative to this genomic sequence to represent the inferred CDS: inserted 1 base in 1 codon; deleted 2 bases in 1 codon; substituted 2 bases at 2 genomic stop codons): MEIELQEQGDLELLLQYWLKLSSESRDACADPGPADTGTSDSFGPEHLTSDPQHGKVAWSGGVKPRLKHRRTEPAGQPHSWHSTKLGENQPDASMMQISQGAIGTPWPQSYHSSSSTSDLSGYDHAYLRQSPDRCSSQGSMESLEPGRGYPPCHLLSPAKSTRSIDQLSHLHSKRDSAYSSFSTSSSILEYPPPGVSGREHSGSTDTTSARGGLLEGMRQADIRYVKTVYDPWRGVSAEYEVNSSGLLLQGRETRASADGQGYDKFHNVPRGKGTPPSSWSQQCSGSLETAVDNLPPKVGAPLPPARSDSYAAFRQRERPSSWSSLDQKRFCRPPANSAGTLKFPFIEEQLHTVLEKSPESSPPVKPKHNYTQKAQPGQPLLPTGIYPVPSLEPHFAQVPRPSVSGNGTLYPALAKEGGYTPPQGACDRMAALDENGNQNGFSRPGFAFCQPLERDSVSLVERKPETSAKCVAYKVHFPLVPENEETSQKRLLTPLEGHSPHPSERKSTQGNKYSNYHSLQSPQVQAWQVGEDKRSFLPSEPWEGDSHEDHNANLWGRFHRGSLGQSVPGSFSKTAAAFSSLQNIPESLRRQSSLDLGGAAQEVYLEGSSACAVDTKGEESGRTPLADHKSQLDRSVSYPRPKGRTLASFHSSDPTYEEPPSPSPQETSSLGRRRLSSSSTSALQGFQXGKPHCSMLEKVSKIEQREQAGQRPPSAGGSTYGYNYRPHRTLPASSTLGNDSEETKGRIHFSESTEPLGNGEQHFKNGEPKSEEVSWQPCGQQPRRAAEGGRGAPLQGGELPRRDARLLRSQSTFQLFSEAEKEAMWSDDRPRTPESPVQDTPFSRAYRNSIKNAQSRVLGSTSFRRRDLEPGTPVVSRPWRLRPASAHVGLRSPEAPISASPHTPRERHSVTPAEGDPARLAPPATRRGPRRHLTPERKKRSYLEPEKMHEVGVSEEPEPEPPGPPRKGPHFMDGSVTDRRRIFERDGRACSTLSLSGPELKQFQQSALAGYIQRKTGKRPAGAGCGLQEPGRLLERAQSTYLLPEGPGLATASSLCSLREPSLPPRRETALLPATAVGSAGETQRASRDRSSSFAGGGHLGKRHRGDPAPRELLGRANSGSKGPQRLNGTPGEPSPXGATAGRAAKSMSAEDLLEHSDVQTVPVHMRSRSSPTADKRQDVLLGKNSDFGLMKDPCYLAGPGSRPFSCSSREEMPALRHYPSPHWGDSGCKAGSGGTSVPNGGPGPLDPPRQASRTPCPPPLSSGAHKHLPDARAAPLSSVLXCPGPSSYCSQAAAQPSTPAGTPRSSGSHSPAQPPSPECGMEERTGMRASPPWMKRAYIVREESLPEDPPKHYPKPRNAPSSSSTSDPDTPLGAPGMPGRLSLRISESALLASPPPREDCEDDEVFVRDPRPTTTSSPRCDDLLPPPPPPPPPPTTSQASPAQGLDHFPLPPPEAVCPTQWEEGYLEPCSSASKLAKVTVAKERSMPGAALLVDNQLLGSRSQTSGKSLEAKETNPPSTTGTLPQPAGSLSKQPSPGQPSATQTHSLMHEPASGTAGLEKHVTSGPQKTSEDIRTETLAKEIIHQDKSLADILDPDSRMKTTMDLMEGLFPRDVNLLKENSIKRKAVQKTISFPGCETKRSDDKEAVGMLVNCPAYYSVSAPKAELLNKIKAMPEEVNEEEEQADINEKKAELIGSLTHKLETLQEAKGSLLMDIKLNNALGEEVEAWISELCKPNEIDKMFIGDLDKVVNLLLSLSGRLARVENVLSSLGEDASNEERSSLNEKRMVLSAQHEDAQELKENVDRRERVVLDILANYLSKEQLQDYRHFVKMKSTLLIEQRELDDKIKLGQEQVRCLLESLPSDFVPKAGALALPPGLTSDVTAVGGWTGHGGFPAVTSPL, encoded by the exons ATGGAAAT AGAGCTACAGGAACAGGGCGATCTGGAACTGCTTCTTCAGTATTGGCTGAAGCTCAGTTCAGAAAGCAGAGATGCATGTGCAGACCCAGGCCCTGCAGACACTGGCACCTCTGACTCCTTCGGCCCAGAGCACCTCACCTCTGACCCCCAGCACGGGAAAGTGGCATGGTCAGGAGGGGTTAAACCTCGGCTGAAGCACAGACGCACTGAACCTGCAGGCCAGCCCCACTCTTGGCACTCGACCAAACTTGGGGAGAACCAACCCGATGCCAGCATGATGCAGATATCTCAGGGTGCAATTGGCACGCCTTGGCCCCAGAGCTACCATTCCAGCTCCTCCACCAGTGACCTCTCTGGCTATGACCACGCGTATCTGAGGCAGAGCCCCGACCGGTGCAGCTCCCAGGGGAGCATGGAGAGCCTGGAGCCCGGCAGGGGATACCCACCCTGCCACCTTCTCTCCCCAGCCAAGTCCACCAGAAGCATTGACCAGCTCAGCCACCTCCACAGCAAGAGAGACTCGGCTTACAGCTCCTTCTCCACCAGTTCCAGCATCCTCGAGTATCCACCCCCTGGCGTCTCTGGCCGGGAGCATTCGGGCTCCACGGACACCACTTCTGCTCGAGGTGGCCTCCTAGAAGGGATGAGGCAGGCAGATATTCGCTATGTTAAGACGGTCTATGACCCCTGGAGGGGGGTCTCCGCAGAGTATGAGGTGAACTCTTCAGGCCTGCTTCTCCAAGGTAGGGAGACTCGAGCCTCGGCTGATGGTCAGGGCTACGATAAATTCCATAATGTTCCTCGAGGCAAAGGCACGCCCCCCTCTTCCTGGAGCCAGCAGTGCTCCGGTTCCTTAGAGACCGCTGTGGACAACTTGCCTCCTAAAGTGGGTgcgcccctgcccccagctcgaAGTGACAGTTATGCAGCCTTCCGGCAGCGAGAGCGGCCCAGCTCCTGGTCTAGCCTAGATCAGAAACGGTTCTGCCGGCCTCCGGCAAACTCGGCAGGCACCCTGAAATTTCCCTTCATAGAGGAACAGCTGCATACTGTGCTAGAGAAGAGCCCAGAAAGCAGCCCTCCAGTGAAGCCCAAGCACAATTACACCCAGAAGGCCCAGCCTGGCCAACCTCTGCTGCCGACTGGCATCTACCCAGTACCTTCCCTGGAGCCACACTTCGCCCAGGTGCCCCGGCCTTCTGTGAGTGGAAATGGTACCCTCTACCCTGCCCTGGCCAAGGAGGGTGGGTACACACCTCCTCAGGGAGCGTGCGACAGAATGGCTGCCCTTGACGAGAATGGGAACCAGAACGGATTTAGCAGGCCTGGCTTCGCCTTCTGCCAGCCCCTAGAACGGGACTCAGTGTCCCTAGTAGAGAGGAAACCTGAAACTTCAGCCAAATGTGTCGCCTATAAAGTCCATTTTCCCTTAGTGCCTGAGAACGAGGAGACCTCCCAGAAGAGACTTCTCACACCTCTAGAAGGCCACAGCCCACATCCCAGTGAGAGAAAGAGCACCCAGGGCAACAAATATTCTAATTACCACAGCCTCCAATCCCCTCAGGTTCAGGCATGGCAAGTGGGTGAAGACAAGAGATCCTTCCTGCCCTCAGAGCCTTGGGAGGGGGATTCCCATGAAGACCACAATGCCAACCTCTGGGGGAGGTTCCACAGAGGCAGCCTGGGCCAGAGTGTGCCAGGCAGCTTCAGCAAGACTGCAgctgccttctcctccctccagaACATTCCTGAGAGTCTAAGAAGGCAAAGCAGCCTGGATCTCGGAGGAGCAGCCCAGGAAGTCTATCTGGAAGGCTCATCTGCCTGCGCAGTCGATACCAAGGGAGAAGAGTCTGGAAGGACTCCTCTTGCTGATCACAAGAGCCAGCTGGACAGGTCGGTGTCCTATCCAAGGCCAAAGGGGAGAACCTTGGCCTCTTTCCACAGTTCAGACCCGACATATGAAGAgccgccctccccatccccacaggAGACCTCCAGTCTGGGCCGGAGGAGGCTGAGTTCCAGCAGCACCTCGGCTTTGCAGGGCTTTCAGTAGGGGAAGCCCCACTGCTCCATGCTGGAGAAGGTTTCCAAGATCGAGCAGCGAGAGCAGGCTGGCCAGAGGCCCCCGAGTGCCGGCGGCTCTACCTACGGCTATAACTACAGGCCCCACAGGACACTCCCAGCCTCCAGTACTTTGGGGAATGACTCGGAGGAGACTAAAGGCCGTATACATTTTTCCGAATCCACTGAACCCCTAGGCAATGGAGAGCAGCACTTCAAAAACGGGGAGCCAAAGTCAGAAGAGGTTTCCTGGCAGCCGTGTGGTCAACAGCCGAGGCGGGCTGCGGAGGGTGGCCGGGGTGCCCCACTCCAGGGTGGGGAGCTCCCGAGGCGGGACGCCCGTCTGCTCCGCAGCCAGAGCACTTTCCAGCTCTTCAGCGAGGCCGAGAAGGAGGCCATGTGGTCAGACGACAGGCCCCGCACGCCCGAGTCGCCCGTGCAGGACACCCCCTTCAGCCGCGCCTACCGGAACAGCATCAAGAACGCGCAGTCCCGCGTCCTGGGGTCCACGTCCTTCCGACGCCGGGACCTCGAGCCCGGGACGCCCGTGGTCTCCAGACCCTGGCGCCTGCGACCCGCCTCGGCCCACGTGGGGCTGCGCAGCCCGGAGGCGCCGATTTCCGCCTCCCCGCACACCCCGCGCGAGCGGCACAGCGTGACCCCGGCCGAGGGGGACCCGGCCCGGCTCGCGCCCCCCGCCACCCGGAGGGGTCCGCGCCGGCATCTGACCCCCGAGCGGAAGAAGCGCTCATACTTGGAGCCCGAGAAGATGCACGAGGTGGGGGTCTCGGAGGAACCCGAACCCGAGCCCCCTGGGCCGCCGAGGAAGGGGCCGCATTTTATGGATGGCTCGGTGACCGACCGGCGCCGCATCTTCGAGCGAGACGGCAGAGCCTGCTCGACCCTCAGCCTGTCGGGGCCCGAGCTGAAGCAGTTCCAGCAGAGCGCGCTGGCCGGCTACATTCAGCGCAAGACCGGCAAGCGGCCCGCGGGCGCCGGCTGCGGCCTGCAGGAGCCCGGGCGGCTGCTGGAGCGCGCCCAGAGCACCTACCTCCTGCCCGAGGGCCCGGGCCTCGCCACGGCTTCCAGTCTCTGCTCGCTCCGGGAGCCTAGCCTGCCGCCCCGCAGGGAGACCGCCCTTCTGCCAGCCACTGCGGTGGGGAGTGCTGGGGAGACCCAGCGGGCCTCCCGAGATCGCAGCAGCTCCTTTGCCGGCGGCGGCCACCTTGGGAAAAGGCACCGCGGGGACCCAGCGCCAAGAGAACTGCTCGGTAGAGCTAACAGTGGATCAAAGGGCCCCCAGAGACTGAATGGGACCCCAGGGGAGCCCTCCCCGTGAGGGGCCACGGCTGGGAGGGCCGCAAAGTCCATGTCTGCCGAGGACCTGCTGGAGCACTCGGATGTCCAGACTGTCCCTGTCCACATGAGGTCACGGTCATCTCCCACCGCAGACAAGCGCCAGGATGTGCTTTTGGGGAAAAACAGTGACTTTGGTCTCATGAAGGATCCGTGTTATTTGGCTGGCCCAGGTTCCAGGCCATTCAGCTGTTCCAGCCGTGAAGAGATGCCAGCGCTCAGACACTATCCCAGCCCTCACTGGGGGGATTCGGGCTGCAAAGCAGGTAGTGGTGGTACCTCTGTGCCAAACGGGGGTCCGGGGCCGCTGGACCCTCCGAGACAGGCCAGCAGAACGCCTTGCCCTCCGCCACTGTCCTCGGGAGCTCACAAGCATCTTCCAGACGCCAGGGCTGCACCTCTGAGCTCGGTCC CCTGCCCTGGCCCTTCGAGCTATTGCTCACAGGCCGCAGCACAGCCCTCCACACCAGCCGGGACCCCCAGAAGCAGCGGCAGCCACAGCCCggcccagcctcccagccctgAGTGTGGAATGGAAGAGCGCACAGGGATGCGGGCCTCCCCGCCCTGGATGAAGCGGGCCTATATA GTCAGAGAGGAGAGCCTCCCCGAGGACCCCCCGAAGCACTATCCCAAGCCACGGAATGCCCCCAGCTCGAGCAGCACTTCCGACCCGGATACGCCTCTCGGGGCCCCAGGCATGCCGGGCAGGCTTTCCCTCCGGATCTCCGAGTCAGCCTTGCTGGCTTCCCCGCCACCTCGCGAGGACTGTGAGGACGACGAGGTGTTTGTGAGGGACCCACGCCCCACCACCACTTCCAGCCCCCGCTGTGATGACCTGCTGCCGCCCccaccgccgccgcccccgccgccaaCAACCAGCCAGGCATCCCCGGCCCAGGGCCTGGACCATTTCCCTCTGCCTCCCCCCGAAGCTGTGTGCCCGACCCAGTGGGAGGAGGGCTACCTGGAGCCCTGCTCCAGCGCCAGCAAACTTGCCAAGGTGACAGTTGCCAAGGAAAGGTCCATGCCTGGTGCAGCCCTTCTGGTTGATAATCAGCTGCTGGGTTCCAGATCGCAAACTTCAGGCAAGAGTTTGGAGGCCAAGGAGACCAACCCGCCCTCCACCACAGGCACTCTGCCCCAGCCTGCTGGGTCCCTAAGCAAGCAGCCAAGCCCAGGCCAGCCATCTGCCACACAGACCCACAGCCTCATGCACGAGCCAGCCAGTGGGACTGCAGGTTTAGAAAAGCATGTCACTTCTGGTCCTCAGAAGACCTCAGAAGACATAAGAACAGAGACCCTGGCCAAGGAAATTATCCACCAAGACAAATCTCTGGCAGACATTTTGGACCCAGACTCCAGAATGAAGACAACTATGGACCTGATGGAAGGTTTGTTTCCTCGAGATGTTAATTTGCTGAAGGAAAACAGCATAAAAAGGAAGGCCGTGCAGAAAACCATCAGCTTCCCAGGATGTGAGACCAAGAGGAGTGACGACAAGGAAGCGGTGGGCATGTTGGTCAACTGTCCTGCCTACTACAGCGTGTCTGCTCCCAAGGCCGAGCTTCTAAACAAAATCAAAGCTATGCCAGAAGAGGTGAATGAGGAAGAGGAGCAGGCAGACATCAACGAAAAGAAGGCGGAGCTGATCGGAAGCCTCACCCACAAGCTCGAGACCCTCCAGGAAGCCAAGGGGAGCCTGCTGATGGAC